Proteins co-encoded in one Xiphophorus couchianus chromosome 16, X_couchianus-1.0, whole genome shotgun sequence genomic window:
- the LOC114160339 gene encoding protein NLRC3-like — MGNKCCATTRDKDVTKGIRKTDKRNDDSDKEKQGDTYSAARPSHLEDVKDETQTLMGETLSIQAEHISFETRDSTENFISLANDASHEVHNPSSSKLVSAEEKATWVDSNMPELIQSVVPVMTIADQILKLKIIHQETYDQIKASSVNQDRMRKLFRALNSPKAKAAFYDILGKIQPETCETEDIIKDVIKNNKEYLRKKCAWELEGTEKDNKEIKLLDQIYTELHIVQGENEHVNKQHEIWEIEDKYRTQATEGIKINCNNIFQSTPEMRAIRTVMTKGIAGIGKTVSVKKFILDWADGKANPDLDFIFMIPFRELNLVKDDEFSLETLVKEFHPVLKNIAVAKDFANYNVLFIFDGLDESQLKLNFQTTKRLTDPTKESSVDILVTNLIREHLLPSALVWITSRPGAVQRIPKEYVYQWTEVRGFDDPQKIQYFRNRVQNTMVAEKIIDHIKNSRSLFIMCHIPIFCWIASKVFEYLLLKMESSREKTTKIPTTLIEMYTHFFCIQIRIAVEKYDKENELEITEIFRLNEDFIFKLGRMAFEKLNKGEIIFSSDDLKSYGIDTKKAGVDCGLCTTIFKEESIFHSKKLYCFVHLTIQEYFAALFVYRSFASKTIDSQSLRDFLLIGSEDELKTILDVHPVDLPLDELMEIAIANSTSRKTGELDMFLRFLIGMSLESTQKQLQGLIQQTEDHSEVVENIRTSITEIDLLDCSPDRCLNLVHCMTELKDDSLYDSVRQFLNPNQYPETQLTPVQCSALADLMLMSATPIEEFDLAKYTTKVKGIFRIVPAVRNCRKARISGADLDLWICETISSALWSPRSPLTELHLVHNTFNDKGITVLIDGLKNSPCKLEALSLSGNGHSMSVAEELSSAVTSVISNIRELELSENVLGKSLLPVISEALQCQKLEKLRLRLNRNEIRKICNEIGKAFTTDSTNLRELELNYLNFADSELEILSSSLMSTSCALETLSLSHNKFTARGCETLALALSSRPTPLRELDLSYNDLHDSGVEKLCSALTSSHCGLETLRLSFCKVTEDGCSSLAKVLMSDYCNLRELDLSFNHLTNQGIKTLTEKQRDSHCSLENLNVDHNEECWVNHKLLRRYACDLTLDENTAGGRITLTKDNKQAHFDQEKQHYPNHPDRFDLQQVLCKEGLTERHYWEVEFHSLADGEVGVAYKSIARSGDISSEFSLGRNEKSWSWSTDGTFWHNDSTEWILTEFKTRNLGVYLDWPAGILSFFEVSPDELTHLHTVRTTFTEPLYPGFYLSHGSMYIKEIEME; from the exons ATGGGGAACAAGTGCTGTGCCACCACGAGGGATAAGGACGTGACAAAAGGCATCCGTAAAACTGATAAAAGGAATGACGACTCTGACAAAGAGAAACAAGGAGACACTTACTCAGCTGCACGGCCATCACATTTAGAGGACGTGAAAGATGAAACGCAAACATTGATGGGAGAGACTTTATCTATTCAAGCAGAACATATTTCTTTTGAGACAAGGGACTCTACTGAGAACTTTATCAGTTTGGCAAATGATGCATCTCATGAAGTTCACAATCCAAG CTCATCCAAACTTGTATCAGCTGAGGAGAAAG caactTGGGTGGACAGTAACATGCCGGAGCTTATTCAGAGTGTAGTTCCAGTGATGACCATAGCTGACCAGATTCTCAAGTTGAAGATAATCCACCAGGAGACGTATGACCAAATCAAAGCCTCCTCTGTGAACCAGGATCGAATGAGAAAACTCTTTAGAGCACTTAATTCTCCAAAGGCAAAAGCAGCTTTCTACGATATCCTTGGAAAAATTCAACCTGAGACTTGTGAAA CTGAAGATATCATTAAAGACGTcatcaaaaataacaaagaataCTTGAGAAAAAAGTGCGCATGGGAGTTGGAAGGCACCGAAaaagataataaagaaataaaattattggaTCAGATTTATACGGAGCTTCACATTGTTCAAGGAGAAAACGAACATGTCAATAAGCAGCATGAGATTTGGGAGATTGAAGACAAGTATAGAACTCAAGCAACAGAAGGAATTAAGATAAACTGCAACAATATATTTCAAAGCACACCAGAAATGAGAGCTATTAGAACAGTGATGACCAAGGGGATTGCTGGAATCGGTAAAACTGTGTCTGTAAAAAAATTCATTCTTGACTGGGCAGACGGAAAAGCAAATCCAGACCTGGACTTCATCTTCATGATTCCATTCAGGGAGCTTAATTTGGTCAAAGACGATGAGTTCAGCCTTGAGACTCTTGTTAAAGAATTTCATCCTGTACTCAAGAACATAGCAGTTGCTAAAGATTTTGCTAATTACAacgttttgttcatttttgatgGCCTTGATGAAAGTCAGCTTAAACTGAACTTTCAAACAACTAAAAGATTGACAGACCCAACAAAGGAATCATCTGTAGACATCCTGGTGACTAATCTCATTAGGGAACATCTTCTGCCCTCTGCGCTTGTCTGGATAACTTCAAGACCAGGAGCTGTTCAGCGCATCCCCAAAGAATATGTCTATCAATGGACAGAAGTCAGAGGTTTCGATGATCCACAGAAAATACAGTACTTCAGGAATAGAGTTCAGAACACAATGGTCgctgaaaaaataattgatcATATTAAGAACTCACGGAGCTTATTTATCATGTGTCACATACCCATCTTCTGTTGGATTGCCTCAAAGGTTTTTGAGtacttgcttttaaaaatggaaagcaGTCGGGAGAAAACCACTAAGATACCCACAACTCTTATTGAAATGTACACACACTTCTTTTGTATTCAGATAAGGATCGCTGTTGAGAAATACGACAAGGAAAACGAGTTAGAGATCACTGAAATCTTCAGATTGAATGAAGATTTCATCTTCAAACTGGGCAGAATGGCatttgaaaaactaaacaaagggGAAATTATATTCAGCAGTGATGATCTAAAAAGTTATGGCATTGACACGAAGAAAGCTGGAGTCGACTGTGGGTTGTGTACCACAATATTCAAAGAAGAGAGCATCTTTCACTCAAAGAAGCTTTACTGCTTTGTGCATTTGACAATTCAGGAGTACTTTGCTGCTCTCTTTGTGTACAGGAGTTTTGCAAGTAAAACAATTGACTCTCAAAGCCTCAGAGATTTCCTTCTGATAGGATCTGAGGACGAGCTGAAGACAATCTTGGATGTTCACCCAGTTGATCTCCCTTTGGATGAGCTAATGGAAATTGCGATAGCTAATTCAACTTCGAGAAAGACAGGAGAACTGGACATGTTTCTTAGGTTCCTCATTGGCATGTCCTTAGAGTCGACACAAAAACAGCTTCAAGGGCTCATTCAGCAAACAGAGGACCACTCTGAAGTTGTTGAGAATATCAGGACAAGTATAACAGAAATTGATCTTTTGGACTGCTCTCCAGACAGGTGTTTGAACCTTGTTCACTGTATGACTGAACTGAAAGATGATTCCCTGTACGACAGCGTGAGACAGTTTCTGAATCCAAATCAGTACCCAGAAACACAGCTCACCCCTGTTCAGTGTTCAGCTTTGGCTGACTtaatgctaatgtcagctaCACCTATTGAGGAATTTGATCTGGCGAAATACACAACAAAAGTAAAGGGCATTTTCAGGATTGTCCCAGCTGTGAGAAACTGTAGAAAGGCCAG aatatcaggTGCAGATCTTGACCTCTGGATTTGTGAAACTATTTCTTCGGCTCTGTGGAGTCCACGCTCTCCACTAACTGAACTACATCTTGTACATAATACTTTTAATGATAAAGGTATTACTGTACTGATTGATGGACTGAAAAACTCTCCATGTAAACTGGAGGCTCTCAG TCTTTCAGGAAACGGACACTCAATGTCAGTGGCAGAAGAGTTGTCCTCGGCTGTAACATCAGTAATCTCCAACATAAGAGAACTGGAACTGAGTGAAAACGTGCTGGGAAAATCACTACTGCCGGTGATCTCTGAGGCGCTTCAGTGCCAGAAATTGGAGAAGCTCAG GCTAAGGCTGAACAGAAATGAGattagaaaaatctgcaatgagATAGGGAAGGCATTCACAACCGACTCGACAAATCTGAGAGAACTAGAACTGAATTACCTCAATTTTGCCGACTCAGAACTTGAGATCCTATCATCGTCATTGATGAGCACAAGCTGTGCACTGGAGACCCTGAG CCTCAGTCACAACAAGTTTACTGCGAGAGGTTGTGAGACCCTGGCTTTGGCACTCAGTTCCAGACCTACACCTTTAAGAGAGCTGGACTTGAGCTACAATGACCTGCATGATTCTGGAGTAGAGAAACTCTGTAGCGCACTGACAAGTTCACATTGTGGTTTAGAGACATTAAG GCTGTCTTTCTGTAAAGTGACAGAAGATGGATGTTCCTCCCTGGCAAAGGTTCTGATGTCCGACTACTGCAACCTCAGGGAGTTGGACCTAAGCTTTAATCACCTGACAAATCAAGGAATCAAAACCCTGACTGAGAAACAAAGAGATTCACACTGCAGTCTAGAAAATCTTAA TGTGGACCATAATGAAGAATGCTGGGTTAACCATAAACTACTGCGAAGAT ATGCCTGTGATCTGACGCTGGATGAAAACACTGCAGGGGGAAGAATCACTTTGACGAAAGACAATAAACAAGCACATTTTGATCAAGAGAAGCAACATTATCCTaatcatccagacagatttgattTGCAACAGGTTCTTTGTAAAGAGGGTCTGACAGAGCGCCATTACTGGGAGGTTGAGTTTCACAGTTTGGCAGACGGTGAGGTGGGAGTGGCATACAAAAGTATCGCCCGGAGTGGAGACATTAGTAGTGAGTTTTCTTTAGGAAGGAATGAGAAATCTTGGTCCTGGTCCACAGATGGAACTTTTTGGCACAATGATTCCACTGAATGGATTTTGACTGAGTTTAAAACACGGAACCTTGGAGTGTATTTGGACTGGCCAGCAGGTATTTTGTCCTTCTTTGAAGTGTCTCCAGATGAATTGACTCACCTGCACACAGTACGCACAACTTTTACTGAACCACTCTATCCTGGGTTTTATTTAAGTCATGGATCAATGTACATTAAAGAAATAGAAATGGAGTAA